A stretch of the Helicoverpa zea isolate HzStark_Cry1AcR chromosome 15, ilHelZeax1.1, whole genome shotgun sequence genome encodes the following:
- the LOC124636783 gene encoding poly(U)-binding-splicing factor half pint — MEQSIKMVLMKQTLAHQQQQMASQRTQVQRQQALALMCRVYVGSISFELKEDTIRQAFLPFGPIKSINMSWDPVTQKHKGFAFVEYEIPEAAQLSLEQMNGVMLGGRNIKVVGRPSNMPQAQAVIDEIQEEAKQYNRIYVASIHPELTEDDIKNVFEAFGPITYCKLAYGASAHKHKGYGFIEYATLAAALEAIASMNLFDLGGQYLRVGRAITPPNALAGPPQPSAMPTAAAVAAAAATAKIQAMDAVASNAVALGLTTLNALGLPPAAALPSLAAALPLPAALPLPALPLPALAALPALPLPAALPPAAALPPPGVVIPAAPAPPSPREPAAPPADPGAGQQAALQRKLLDTSPDTLQQQESLSISGQSARHLVMQRLMRRRASRTVLLCNMVSAEEVDEVLHHEIQEECSKHGRVERLVIYNERQSEDDDPVHADVKIFVQFAEPDEASAAASALHGRYFGGRTVRAALYDQDLFDHGDLSG; from the exons ATGGAGCAGAGCATCAAGATGGTGCTGATGAAGCAGACGCTGGCGCACCAGCAGCAGCAGATGGCGTCGCAGCGGACGCAGGTGCAGCGCCAGCAGGCACTCGCACTCATGTGCAG AGTATATGTGGGCTCCATATCATTTGAGTTGAAGGAGGACACGATTCGCCAAGCGTTCCTGCCGTTCGGGCCGATCAAGTCCATCAACATGTCGTGGGACCCGGTGACGCAGAAGCACAAGGGCTTCGCCTTCGTGGAGTACGAGATCCCCGAGGCCGCGCAGCTCAGCCTCGAGCAGATGAACGGCGTCATGCTGGGCGGCAG GAACATCAAGGTGGTGGGGCGGCCGTCCAACATGCCGCAGGCGCAGGCCGTCATCGACGAGATCCAGGAGGAGGCCAAGCAGTACAACCGCATCTACGTCGCCTCCATCCACCCCGAGCTCACCGAGGATGACATCAAGAA CGTGTTCGAGGCGTTCGGGCCCATCACGTACTGCAAGCTGGCGTACGGCGCCTCGGCACACAAGCACAAGGGCTACGGCTTCATCGAGTACGCCACGCTGGCGGCCGCGCTCGAGGCCATCGCCTCCATGAACCTGTTCGACCTCGGCGGCCAGTACCTCCGCGTCGGCCGAGCCATCACCCCGCCCAACGCGCTGGCCGGCCCGCCGCAGCCCTCCGCCATGCCCACCGCCGCCgccgtcgccgccgccgccgccaccgccaAGATCCAGGCCATGGACGCCGTGGCCAGCAACGCCGTCGCGCTCGGCCTCACCACGCTCAACGCGCTCGGCCTCCCGCCGGCCGCCGCCCTGCCCTCGCTAGCCGCCGCGCTGCCCCTGCCCGCCGCGCTGCCACTGCCCGCGCTGCCACTGCCCGCACTCGCGGCGCTGCCCGCGCTGCCGCTGCCGGCCGCgctgccgcccgccgccgcgctgccgcCGCCCGGCGTCGTGAtccccgccgcgcccgcgccgcccagcCCGCGCgagcccgccgcgccgcccgccgaccCCGGCGCCGGCCAGCAGGCGGCGCTGCAGCGCAAGCTGCTCGACACCTCGCCCGACACGCTGCAGCAGCAGGAGTCGCTGTCCATCTCCGGCCAGTCGGCGCGGCACCTCGTCATGCAG CGGCTGATGCGGCGGCGAGCGTCGCGCACGGTGCTGCTGTGCAACATGGTGTCGGCGGAGGAGGTGGACGAGGTGCTGCACCACGAGATCCAGGAGGAGTGCTCGAAGCACGGCCGCGTCGAGCGCCTCGTCATCTACAACGAGCGCCAGAGCGAGGACGACGACCCCGTGCACGCCGACGTCAAGATCTTCGTGCAGTTCGCCGAGCCGGACG AGGCGAGCGCGGCGGCGAGCGCACTGCACGGGCGCTACTTCGGAGGCCGCACCGTGCGCGCGGCGCTGTACGACCAGGACCTGTTCGACCACGGCGACCTGTCGGGCTAG